GTCTCGAGTGTTACACATGGCTTTTCAATATATTTTTGGAAGCAATGGGAGGGCACCACCCAATCATCATAATTACTGATCAGGACAAATCTACGAAGTCAGTAATCCCACAAGTGTTTGAGGAATCAACCCACAGACTATGCATGTGGCACATAATAAATAAGCTAAGGGAAAAAGTCAGTTATCAACTTTTCCAAGATGAGGATTTTAAGAGGAGACTTAATAGGTGTGTTTGTAACAACTATCTAGAGCTTGGGGACTTCGAAGAACCGTGGGGCCAAATAATGATTGATTATAACCTTGTGGAACACGAGTGGTTTTCATATTTGTACGATATTAGGGAACAGTAGATCCCTGCCTatttcaaagacgttttcatgTCTGGGTTTATGAAGGTTACCTCAAGATCTGAAAGTGGAAACAATTTTTTTGATAGGTTCCTCTCAAGTCAGATGACACTCGTTGAGTTTTGGATGTGCTTTGAGAGTGTGATGGAAGAAGAAAGACACAAGCAGTCCAAGTTAAACAGTGACAACAAACACTCTCAAATTCCACTGAAAACAAAGTTAAACCTCGAAGTTCATGCTTCTGAAATATACACACATACCATTTTCAAAGACTTTCAAACGGAATTAGTTGCAGCTCTGTTTCAGTGCGGCTTGAAAGACGTGGAAAATATTGATAACACAAAAGTTTTTATCTTAAAAGACTCAGAGTTGCCGAACAAGACATGGAACATAGCGTATTCGCTCGATAACAACGATGTTACTTGTTCCTGCTCTATGTTTTAGAGACTGGGCTTGTTATGCAGGCACGGCCTTTGGCTTCTACACAATAAAAATATTCATAAAATACCAGAAGATTACATAGTGCAAAGATGGACTAAAGCTGCAATGAGTAAGCCTGTCTTTGATTAAGATGGGAGGGCCATAGATGTCTCTCAACTATATTCTGACCGGAAAAGTTTGACAACCGAGCTGTGGCAAGAGGTTTATTCCTGTGTCAGCTTAGCAGAGTATAATGAGGAGGACATGAAATTTTTGATTGAAAAACTGAGAGATATTAGATTGGACATAACTGATAAGAGAAGCTTCCCAGCAAACAAGAAAGACAAGATGAAAGAAATGGAAAAGTATGTGGGCTTTAAAAGACCTAACAAATTAGTAATTCAACTTCCTACTAAATCTAAAAAGAAGGGTAGGGTTAGGGGAAAGAGAATTGAATCACATCTATTAAAAGCCCTCAAGAAAAGAGCAACAGAGAATAGGTACTGCAAAATATGTGGACGACAAGGACACAGTTCTAGGACTTGCAAAGAAACAAATCATCTAACACTCATGTACATTTTTATTTCTTGTTAAAGCATATTACATTTAGAGTAATAACCTTCCAAAATCATCACTTTATATGATGGGACATAAGGTCTTAGAGCAATGAACATTAGGGTTGTTCTGAAAGGACATTTGGATAACATTAAAATGTATATTAATTTAGTTGTTTATGTAGCAATTTTCTCCATCTAAAATCTAATAGTTACTTTATATTCTTATGCATATTTACCGAATTTCaccatgaagatgacgatgaggaagaagatgaatctgatgatgatgaggaggagaatAATGAAAAGGAAAATGTCAATTTTTGATTTAAGGATAAACATTCATGTTAAAAGGAGAACATTTTTAAAGCCTTGTACTTACTATTCGATTTTTTTGTCAAAGTACATTACGTTTATAGTAAAGGTACACATACGTTGTTTAGAAAAGACATAATAAACTACATTAACATTTCTTATAAAAGTTCATTACGTTAAGAAATTCTCATTCGAATGGAAGAAAactaaaagacaccctagaggggtagagtgaaccctttttgggtacGAGATTTAAACTAgaggcccgggtatcctaaaacgggacggaaaagagtttagggctggattaggcggaccgctaacaaggatatgcctaatccaaccctaaaccctttcccttacaattgtcattcgaacgcgagaaaaccaaaagacacccttgaggggcagagtgaaccctttttgcggacgggattaaaactagggggccgGACATCCTAAAATtagaacgggaaagggtttagggttgaattaggcggaccgctaccgcgggtccgcctaatccaaccctaaccctttcccttACAATTGTGATTCGAACGGGAGAAaactgatgcgaccataattggcgcatatttagcccccgaattaccattgtttctatgctttttagtgcctatttgggtcatttcttatctttagatctttgttttgcatattctttgagattttgatcccttggtaggaaaggagtaagaatcttgcattttcatggcaaaacgaggctaaatggatcgtattcaatgaccaagcatcaaggagagacaagactagaaggcctttgtacatagctaagtagaagatcaatgttgagaaaggatccttgagtccccaaggaaatccccaaggattctatgaagaaaagggaagaaaagaagaaggaatgacgctgtagaagaatccgaacggatcatccatgatccgtccgtccgcccagctcaatccgagcgtccttacccaggatccgctcggatcccccaggcccaatccgagcgtcttctgcctccatccgctcggatcgtccatgccccatccgtccgtctcgacctccatccgctcggatcacaagacAAAGACGGTTTcgtccttcaagttacaaaatggagacgcccttctctcattgaataccggagtc
The Silene latifolia isolate original U9 population chromosome 11, ASM4854445v1, whole genome shotgun sequence genome window above contains:
- the LOC141614170 gene encoding protein FAR-RED IMPAIRED RESPONSE 1-like; this encodes MVFVPFTGVDHHKRCITFGAALLADEGLECYTWLFNIFLEAMGGHHPIIIITDQDKSTKSVIPQVFEESTHRLCMWHIINKLREKVSYQLFQDEDFKRRLNRFLSSQMTLVEFWMCFESVMEEERHKQSKLNSDNKHSQIPLKTKLNLEVHASEIYTHTIFKDFQTELVAALFQCGLKDVENIDNTKVFILKDSELPNKTWNIAYSLDNNDVTYGRAIDVSQLYSDRKSLTTELWQEVYSCVSLAEYNEEDMKFLIEKLRDIRLDITDKRSFPANKKDKMKEMEKYVGFKRPNKLVIQLPTKSKKKGRVRGKRIESHLLKALKKRATENRYCKICGRQGHSSRTCKETNHLTLMYIFISC